Proteins encoded together in one Microcoleus sp. bin38.metabat.b11b12b14.051 window:
- a CDS encoding alanine--glyoxylate aminotransferase family protein has translation MDNKLMLMIPGPTPVPEAALLAMAKHPMGHRSKEFDAIFAECTENLKWLHQTSGDVLSLTVSGTGAMEAGIINFLSAGDRVLVGCNGKFGERWAEVAQAYGLNAEIVKAEWGQPLNPEDFREKLEADTEKQIKAVIITHSETSTGVLNDLETINRHVKAHGEALIMVDAVTSLGAVSVPMEAWGLDVIASGSQKAYMIPPGLGFVAVSPKAWKAYKTATLPRYYLDLGKYSKDAAKNTTPFTPPVNMFFALQASLQIMKAEGLENVFARHQRLMTTTRAAVKALGLPLFAADGAASPAITSVMPPASVDAQKIRTLMRKKFDIALADGQDHLKGKIFRIGHLGFVCDRDILAAISALEVVLQELGHEGCIPGAGIAAAAKHLAGA, from the coding sequence ACCGCAGCAAGGAATTTGACGCGATTTTTGCTGAATGTACCGAAAATCTCAAATGGCTGCACCAAACCAGCGGTGATGTACTGAGTTTGACTGTTTCCGGTACCGGGGCGATGGAAGCTGGGATAATTAATTTCTTGAGTGCGGGCGATCGAGTTTTAGTCGGATGCAATGGCAAATTTGGCGAACGTTGGGCTGAAGTTGCACAAGCTTACGGTTTAAATGCCGAAATTGTCAAAGCTGAGTGGGGTCAACCTTTAAACCCCGAAGACTTCCGCGAAAAACTCGAAGCAGATACCGAGAAGCAAATTAAAGCTGTCATCATCACTCACTCGGAAACTTCGACAGGCGTTCTCAACGACCTTGAAACCATCAACCGCCACGTAAAAGCCCACGGTGAAGCTTTGATTATGGTCGATGCTGTCACCAGTTTAGGCGCTGTCAGCGTACCGATGGAAGCTTGGGGACTGGATGTGATTGCTTCTGGTTCTCAGAAAGCTTACATGATTCCCCCAGGTTTGGGTTTTGTCGCCGTCAGTCCCAAAGCTTGGAAAGCTTACAAAACGGCAACACTGCCCCGCTATTATTTAGATTTGGGCAAATATAGCAAAGATGCTGCCAAAAATACGACTCCTTTTACTCCACCAGTCAATATGTTTTTTGCCCTGCAAGCATCGTTGCAGATAATGAAAGCCGAAGGGTTGGAAAATGTTTTTGCCAGACACCAGCGGTTGATGACAACTACTCGCGCAGCCGTGAAAGCTTTAGGTTTACCATTATTCGCTGCTGACGGTGCCGCCAGCCCTGCGATTACTTCGGTGATGCCACCTGCATCGGTAGATGCTCAAAAAATTCGGACTTTGATGAGAAAGAAATTTGACATTGCTCTGGCCGATGGACAAGACCATTTGAAAGGTAAAATCTTCCGGATCGGTCATTTGGGCTTTGTGTGCGATCGCGATATTCTAGCAGCAATTTCCGCCCTGGAAGTCGTGCTGCAAGAATTGGGCCATGAAGGCTGCATTCCTGGTGCCGGCATCGCCGCTGCTGCGAAACACTTGGCGGGAGCTTAA
- a CDS encoding DUF2949 domain-containing protein, whose amino-acid sequence MAPATYTRLIRFLQEDLAISPASIAVAERSGGDKERQRDRDPNSLPMVLWQYGLVTLEQLDKIFDWLSQAY is encoded by the coding sequence ATGGCACCCGCAACATACACTAGATTAATTCGATTTTTACAAGAAGATTTGGCGATTTCTCCCGCGTCAATTGCTGTAGCTGAACGTAGTGGCGGCGACAAAGAGCGGCAGCGCGATCGAGACCCTAATTCCTTGCCGATGGTTCTGTGGCAATACGGTTTAGTCACTCTGGAACAATTGGATAAAATCTTTGATTGGTTGTCCCAAGCATATTAA